Proteins encoded together in one Chiloscyllium plagiosum isolate BGI_BamShark_2017 chromosome 3, ASM401019v2, whole genome shotgun sequence window:
- the prss35 gene encoding inactive serine protease 35, whose amino-acid sequence MGIILLLVLLSINTFAFGMGTEEDYTWHLQRAPQVLDRRTVIMEPARFEAKTKLLINSTCGIACQKQLPLPTVSDLQNYLSYETLYNNGTRTLTEVDVRDFDMKNEFEIAQKKGHSRRKRQVFGLDSRFSIGNKHFITRYPFSTAVKISTGCTGILVSQNHVLTAAHCIHDGKDYVKGAKRLRVGFLKMRSKRGGRRRGSKRIKRSTKDKPSFQWSRVKRTQVPKGWFRGVADDIAVDYDYAILELKRPQKHKYMEIGISPSVQKIPSNRIHFSGFDNDRPGKLVYRFCPVSDESNDLFYQYCDANPGSSGSGIYIRLKEPDKPSWKRKIIGVFSGHQWVDVNGVQQDYNVAVRITPLKYAQICFWIHGNYADCRDG is encoded by the coding sequence ATGGGAATAATACTACTTTTAGTATTACTTTCCATAAACACATTTGCTTTTGGGATGGGCACCGAGGAAGATTATACCTGGCACTTACAAAGGGCACCCCAAGTATTGGACAGAAGGACCGTAATCATGGAACCTGCAAGATTTGAAGCTAAAACTAAATTGTTGATAAACTCAACCTGTGGGATTGCTTGCCAAAAGCAACTACCACTGCCAACTGTGTCTGACCTTCAGAATTACCTTTCATATGAAACACTGTACAACAATGGAACACGTACATTGACTGAGGTTGACGTCAGAGATTTTGACATGAAAAATGAATTTGAGATTGCTCAGAAAAAAGGCCATTCTAGGAGAAAGAGGCAGGTCTTTGGACTGGACAGCAGATTTAGTATCGGTAACAAACATTTCATAACTAGGTATCCTTTTAGTACAGCAGTGAAAATCTCCACAGGGTGTACTGGGATTCTAGTGTCACAGAATCATGTGCTAACAGCAGCTCATTGCATTCATGATGGTAAAGACTATGTGAAAGGTGCCAAAAGGCTAAGAGTGGGATTTTTAAAGATGAGATCCAAGAGGGGTGGAAGGAGGAGGGGATCGAAGAGGATTAAACGATCAACAAAGGATAAACCATCTTTCCAATGGTCAAGAGTAAAGCGTACCCAAGTACCAAAGGGCTGGTTCAGAGGAGTGGCTGATGATATTGCTGTGGATTATGATTATGCCATTCTTGAACTAAAGCGACCTCAGAAACACAAGTATATGGAAATAGGAATTAGTCCTTCCGTCCAAAAAATTCCAAGCAACCGGATTCACTTTTCAGGCTTCGATAATGACAGACCGGGGAAACTGGTATATCGCTTCTGTCCTGTGTCTGATGAATCGAATGATCTGTTCTATCAGTATTGTGATGCTAATCCTGGGTCAAGTGGCTCAGGTATTTACATTCGTCTTAAGGAGCCAGACAAGCCTTCGTGGAAACGCAAGATCATTGGAGTTTTTTCTGGTCATCAGTGGGTGGATGTCAATGGTGTACAGCAGGATTACAATGTGGCTGTGCGCATTACTCCACTGAAATATGCACAGATATGTTTCTGGATACATGGAAACTACGCTGATTGCCGAGATGGTTGA